A genome region from Micromonospora inyonensis includes the following:
- the rpmF gene encoding 50S ribosomal protein L32 codes for MAVPKRKMSRSNTRSRRANWKAAVVATVACPQCKSAKLPHAACGVCGTYNGRQVLEV; via the coding sequence GTGGCCGTCCCGAAGCGCAAGATGTCGCGCAGCAACACCCGGTCCCGCCGGGCGAACTGGAAGGCGGCCGTGGTCGCGACCGTGGCCTGCCCGCAGTGCAAGTCGGCCAAGCTGCCGCACGCCGCCTGCGGCGTCTGTGGCACGTACAACGGCCGCCAGGTTCTCGAGGTCTGA
- a CDS encoding phosphate acyltransferase PlsX: MAVDLLGGDHAPAVVVDGALRALRADPDLHLLLVGPSEVAGGLVGVLTPEQRSRVTVRQVRHAVTMADQPTRAPRAATTVRAAVAAVAEGTADAVVSAGSTGATVTAAALGLGRWPDVRRPALVATLPAVAGPVVLLDVGGNLEPRSTTLARHAVLGTAYAAVAHTITGPRVGLLSVGTEPGKGDRLRRAADPLLAALSLPCDGRYVGLVEGYDVALGGRADVVVTDGFTGNVLLKAVEGAYAMAGGPPEGGGAPRAAALLGVAGTVVVCHGSAAGEDVASGIALAAHLWRCDATARVAALLAAGRPADTSDRTTHTEVIP; this comes from the coding sequence ATCGCCGTCGACCTCCTCGGCGGGGATCACGCACCCGCCGTCGTGGTTGACGGCGCTCTGCGGGCCCTGCGCGCCGACCCGGACCTGCACCTGCTGCTCGTCGGCCCCTCCGAGGTGGCCGGCGGGCTCGTCGGCGTGCTCACCCCGGAGCAGCGCAGCCGGGTGACCGTGCGCCAGGTCCGGCACGCCGTCACCATGGCCGACCAGCCCACCCGCGCGCCCCGGGCCGCGACCACCGTCCGTGCCGCGGTCGCCGCGGTGGCCGAGGGCACCGCGGACGCGGTCGTCTCCGCCGGGTCGACCGGCGCCACCGTCACCGCCGCGGCCCTCGGCCTCGGCCGCTGGCCGGACGTGCGCCGCCCGGCCCTGGTCGCCACCCTGCCGGCGGTCGCCGGCCCGGTGGTGCTGCTCGACGTCGGCGGCAACCTGGAACCCCGGAGCACCACCCTCGCCCGGCACGCCGTGCTCGGGACGGCGTACGCCGCAGTCGCCCACACGATCACCGGCCCCCGGGTCGGACTCCTCTCGGTCGGCACCGAGCCCGGCAAGGGGGACCGGCTCCGCCGGGCCGCGGACCCGCTCCTGGCGGCGCTGTCGCTGCCCTGTGACGGCCGGTACGTCGGCCTCGTCGAGGGCTACGACGTCGCGCTCGGCGGGCGTGCCGATGTGGTGGTGACCGACGGCTTCACCGGTAACGTGCTGCTCAAGGCGGTCGAGGGCGCGTACGCGATGGCCGGCGGTCCGCCGGAGGGCGGTGGCGCGCCCCGGGCCGCGGCCCTGCTCGGTGTGGCCGGGACGGTGGTCGTGTGCCACGGCTCCGCGGCCGGGGAGGACGTCGCCTCCGGTATCGCGCTCGCCGCCCACCTCTGGCGGTGCGACGCCACGGCCCGGGTCGCCGCGCTGCTCGCCGCCGGCCGCCCCGCCGACACTTCCGACCGCACCACGCACACCGAGGTGATCCCATGA
- the mutM gene encoding bifunctional DNA-formamidopyrimidine glycosylase/DNA-(apurinic or apyrimidinic site) lyase, producing MPELPEVETVRQGLARWVTGRRIDAVQVRHPRAVRRHLPGAAHFADVLTGRTVRDVRRRGKYLWLPLDSGDAMVGHLGMSGQLLVQPADAPDELHLRVRFTFADGGPELRFVDQRTFGGLAVSAGGAELPGEIAHIARDPMDPDFSDAGFVAALRRRRTEVKRALLDQTLISGVGNIYADEALWRSGLHGARPTGALTGPAVTRLLGHVRDVLGEAITVGGTSFDALYVNVNGESGYFDRSLNVYGREGEPCRRCGAPIRREPFMNRSSYSCPRCQPRPRAVVRG from the coding sequence GTGCCTGAACTGCCCGAGGTGGAGACGGTCCGGCAGGGACTGGCCCGCTGGGTCACCGGTCGACGGATCGACGCGGTGCAGGTGCGCCACCCCCGGGCGGTGCGCCGGCACCTGCCCGGCGCGGCGCACTTCGCGGACGTGCTCACCGGCCGGACCGTGCGGGACGTCCGGCGGCGCGGCAAGTACCTCTGGCTCCCGCTCGACAGCGGGGACGCGATGGTCGGGCACCTCGGGATGTCCGGCCAGCTCCTCGTCCAGCCCGCCGACGCCCCCGACGAGCTGCACCTGAGGGTCCGGTTCACCTTCGCCGACGGCGGGCCGGAGCTGCGCTTCGTCGACCAGCGCACGTTCGGCGGCCTCGCCGTCTCCGCCGGTGGGGCGGAGCTGCCCGGCGAGATCGCGCACATCGCCCGGGATCCGATGGACCCGGACTTCTCCGACGCCGGGTTCGTGGCGGCGCTGCGACGGCGGCGTACCGAGGTCAAGCGGGCCCTGCTCGACCAGACCCTGATCTCCGGGGTCGGCAACATCTACGCCGACGAGGCGCTCTGGCGGTCCGGGCTGCACGGCGCGCGCCCCACCGGCGCGTTGACCGGTCCGGCCGTGACGCGGCTGCTCGGCCACGTCCGGGACGTGCTCGGCGAGGCGATCACGGTCGGCGGCACGAGCTTCGACGCGCTGTACGTCAACGTCAACGGCGAGAGCGGCTACTTCGACCGGTCCCTGAACGTCTACGGCCGCGAGGGTGAGCCGTGCCGGCGGTGCGGTGCGCCGATCCGGCGGGAGCCGTTCATGAACCGGTCGTCGTACAGCTGCCCCCGCTGCCAGCCCCGCCCCCGCGCCGTCGTACGCGGCTGA
- a CDS encoding CAP domain-containing protein, translating to MYGWTDPMEPDDADRRPEPPTEESPYRDNGRPMPRSSHLFGDEPEGPTAGWHDGPHAGRHRSRRRISRPFLIVGTAAAATLVVAVGVGTVLVRDDQAPPATVAAEDVPVAPPLPGSELSPSTSASTSPSPRSASPTPAPSRSVRPTPAPSRATAPSRRTVERNRTATARATTAAAPATGGTEQAQVVALVNAERAKAGCGAVSVDAKLTTAAQRHSEDQATHQKMSHTGSDGSDVGDRLARVGYDWRGYGENVAWNQQTPAAVMAAWMNSAGHRANILNCAFTEIGVGVARSNGPYWTQVFGTPG from the coding sequence GTGTACGGCTGGACCGACCCGATGGAACCGGACGACGCCGACCGGCGCCCCGAACCGCCGACCGAGGAGTCGCCGTACCGGGACAACGGTCGCCCGATGCCGCGCTCGTCGCACCTGTTCGGGGACGAGCCGGAGGGACCGACCGCCGGCTGGCACGACGGGCCGCACGCCGGTCGCCACCGGTCACGTCGCCGGATCTCCCGCCCGTTCCTGATCGTGGGTACCGCCGCGGCGGCCACGCTCGTGGTGGCCGTCGGAGTCGGCACGGTGCTGGTGCGCGACGACCAAGCGCCGCCCGCCACCGTGGCCGCCGAGGATGTGCCGGTGGCACCGCCGCTGCCCGGCTCCGAACTGTCCCCCTCGACGTCGGCCAGCACCAGCCCCTCCCCCCGGTCGGCCAGCCCGACCCCCGCACCGAGCCGTAGCGTCCGGCCGACGCCGGCCCCGAGCCGTGCCACCGCCCCGTCGCGGCGCACCGTGGAGCGGAACAGGACCGCGACCGCCCGCGCCACCACCGCCGCCGCGCCGGCCACCGGCGGCACCGAACAGGCCCAGGTCGTCGCCCTGGTGAACGCCGAACGGGCCAAGGCCGGCTGCGGCGCGGTGAGCGTCGACGCCAAGCTCACCACCGCCGCGCAGCGGCACAGCGAGGACCAGGCCACCCACCAGAAGATGTCGCACACCGGCAGCGACGGCAGCGACGTCGGCGACCGCCTCGCCCGGGTCGGCTACGACTGGCGCGGCTACGGCGAGAACGTCGCCTGGAACCAGCAGACCCCGGCGGCGGTGATGGCGGCCTGGATGAACAGCGCGGGCCACCGGGCCAACATCCTCAACTGCGCGTTCACCGAGATCGGCGTCGGGGTCGCGCGGAGCAACGGCCCGTACTGGACGCAGGTCTTCGGCACGCCCGGCTGA
- the smc gene encoding chromosome segregation protein SMC: MHLKSLTVKGFKSFASATTLKLEPGITCVVGPNGSGKSNVVDAIAWVLGEQGAKALRGGKMEDVIFAGTAGRAPLGRAEVTLTIDNTDGALPIEYTEVSITRRMFRSGESEYEINGDSCRLLDIQELLSDSGIGREMHIIVGQGRLDGMLHAKPEDRRAFIEEAAGVLKHRKRKEKALRKLDAMQTNLNRLTDLTAELRRQLKPLGRQAEVARRAAAIQANLRDARLRLLADDLATLRATLDREIADEAALRERREQVEEEHTQVQQRLGELEAALAEDAPLLAAAQDTWYKLSALSERFRSIEQLARERLRHLSATPDDERPGRDPDQLEAEAERVREQEEELRAALTDDQVRLAEAVEHRQELERQLTAAERELVAAAKAIADRREGLARLTGQVNSARARTTSAGEEIERLAAAHADALARAEQAQAELDAVAEQSTEADRDNAELDARHAEAVAAHEKAQAGVRALSDAERTAEKDAATWKAREEALALGLRRKDGAGALLARADEVPGLLGSLAGLLTVAPGHEAALAAALGGLADAVAVTGVDEAIEAMRLLKISDAGRAGLLVGSPAGPGMDGSADALRPKLPDGARWAPDLVECAAQLRPAVHRALRDVVLVDDLAAAAEVVAGNPELRAVTPDGDVVGAYAAAGGSAKAPSFIEVTAAVEEARSNRLAAERTSAELRDRLVEARAEVAGAKEAVQHAAAARREAESHRNAAARRLAELGAAARSARGETDRLGESLARAQAARERDLTTLDELAERLRLAEATPIDAEPSTEERDQLAAMVPQARQNEMEVRLAVRTAEERVSSIAGRADSLRRQASAERAARERAAARRAARTRGAAIARAVAGGARDALTRLTTSIARAGEHRDAVAAERAAREAELSEVRGAAKRLGAELERLTSQVHRDEVARAEQRLRIEQLEAKAAEDFGLDVAALIGEYGPDQPVPPTQADVAAAERDGTPVPEPVRYERAVQEKRAAKAERELTLLGKVNPLALEEFAALEERYKFLSEQLEDLKATRRDLLTVVKDVDDRILEVFASAFADTAREFQQVFTVLFPGGEGRLVLTEPDDLLTTGVEVEARPPGKKIKRLSLLSGGERSLTAVAMLVAIFRARPSPFYIMDEVEAALDDVNLGRLITLLAQLREKSQLIVITHQKRTMEVADALYGVTMRNGVTQVISQRLNRTDGENERPGRGTDQRLGRSEENQ; this comes from the coding sequence GTGCATCTCAAGAGCCTGACGGTGAAGGGGTTCAAGTCCTTCGCCTCCGCCACGACGCTCAAGCTGGAGCCGGGCATCACCTGTGTGGTGGGGCCGAACGGATCCGGTAAGTCCAACGTCGTCGACGCCATCGCCTGGGTGCTGGGCGAACAGGGCGCCAAGGCGCTGCGGGGCGGCAAGATGGAGGACGTCATCTTCGCCGGCACCGCCGGCCGCGCCCCGCTCGGCCGGGCCGAGGTGACCCTCACCATCGACAACACCGACGGTGCGCTGCCGATCGAGTACACCGAGGTCTCCATCACCCGCCGGATGTTCCGCTCCGGCGAGAGCGAGTACGAGATCAACGGCGACTCCTGTCGCCTGCTCGACATCCAGGAGCTGCTGTCGGACTCCGGCATCGGCCGGGAGATGCACATCATCGTCGGCCAGGGCCGGCTCGACGGCATGCTGCACGCCAAGCCGGAGGACCGGCGGGCCTTCATCGAGGAGGCCGCAGGCGTCCTGAAGCACCGCAAGCGCAAGGAGAAGGCGCTGCGGAAGCTGGACGCGATGCAGACCAACCTCAACCGGCTCACCGACCTCACCGCCGAGCTGCGTCGCCAGCTCAAGCCGCTGGGCCGGCAGGCCGAGGTGGCCCGGCGGGCCGCCGCCATCCAGGCCAACCTGCGCGACGCCCGGCTGCGGCTGCTCGCCGACGACCTGGCCACCCTGCGCGCCACCCTGGACCGGGAGATCGCCGACGAGGCCGCCCTGCGGGAGCGCCGCGAGCAGGTCGAGGAGGAACACACCCAGGTGCAGCAGCGCCTCGGTGAGCTGGAGGCGGCGCTGGCCGAGGACGCGCCGCTGCTCGCCGCCGCGCAGGACACCTGGTACAAACTCTCCGCCCTCTCCGAGCGGTTCCGGTCGATCGAGCAGCTCGCCCGGGAGCGGCTGCGCCACCTCAGCGCCACCCCCGACGACGAACGTCCCGGCCGCGACCCCGACCAGCTGGAGGCGGAGGCGGAGCGGGTCCGCGAGCAGGAGGAGGAGCTGCGCGCCGCGCTCACCGACGACCAGGTCCGGCTCGCCGAGGCGGTGGAGCACCGGCAGGAGCTGGAGCGGCAGCTCACCGCCGCCGAGCGGGAACTGGTCGCCGCGGCGAAGGCCATCGCGGACCGGCGCGAGGGGCTGGCGCGCCTCACCGGGCAGGTCAACTCGGCCCGGGCCCGGACCACCAGCGCCGGTGAGGAGATCGAACGGCTCGCCGCCGCGCACGCCGACGCCCTCGCTCGCGCCGAGCAGGCACAGGCCGAGCTTGATGCGGTGGCCGAGCAGTCCACCGAGGCGGACCGGGACAACGCCGAGCTGGACGCCCGGCACGCCGAGGCGGTCGCCGCCCACGAGAAGGCACAGGCCGGTGTCCGGGCGTTGAGCGACGCCGAGCGGACGGCGGAGAAGGACGCCGCCACCTGGAAGGCCCGCGAGGAGGCGCTCGCCCTCGGCCTGCGCCGCAAGGACGGCGCGGGCGCGCTGCTCGCCCGCGCCGACGAGGTGCCCGGCCTGCTCGGCAGCCTGGCCGGGCTGCTCACCGTCGCGCCCGGCCACGAGGCGGCCCTCGCCGCCGCGCTCGGCGGACTGGCCGACGCGGTCGCGGTCACCGGGGTGGACGAGGCGATCGAGGCGATGCGGCTGCTGAAGATCTCCGACGCCGGCCGGGCCGGGTTGCTGGTCGGCAGCCCCGCCGGCCCCGGGATGGACGGCTCCGCCGACGCGCTGCGCCCGAAGCTGCCCGACGGTGCGCGGTGGGCTCCCGACCTGGTCGAGTGTGCGGCACAGCTGCGCCCGGCGGTGCACCGGGCCCTGCGCGACGTGGTGCTCGTCGACGACCTCGCCGCCGCCGCCGAGGTGGTGGCCGGCAACCCGGAACTGCGCGCGGTCACCCCGGACGGCGACGTGGTCGGGGCGTACGCGGCGGCCGGCGGCTCGGCGAAGGCGCCCAGCTTCATCGAGGTGACCGCGGCCGTCGAGGAGGCCCGGTCCAACCGGCTCGCGGCCGAGCGGACCAGCGCCGAGTTGCGTGACCGACTCGTCGAGGCGCGGGCCGAGGTGGCGGGCGCGAAGGAGGCGGTGCAGCACGCCGCCGCCGCCCGGCGGGAGGCGGAGAGCCACCGCAACGCCGCCGCCCGCCGGCTGGCCGAACTCGGTGCCGCCGCCCGCAGCGCACGGGGCGAGACCGACCGGCTCGGCGAGTCGCTGGCCCGTGCCCAGGCGGCCCGGGAGCGGGACCTGACCACCCTCGACGAGCTGGCGGAGCGGCTGCGGCTGGCCGAGGCCACCCCGATCGACGCGGAACCGTCCACCGAGGAACGCGACCAGCTCGCCGCGATGGTGCCGCAGGCCCGGCAGAACGAGATGGAGGTCCGGCTCGCGGTGCGGACCGCCGAGGAGCGGGTCTCCTCGATCGCCGGCCGGGCCGACTCGCTGCGCCGCCAGGCGAGCGCCGAACGGGCCGCCCGGGAACGCGCGGCGGCCCGCCGGGCGGCGCGTACCCGGGGGGCGGCGATCGCCCGCGCGGTGGCCGGTGGGGCCCGCGACGCCCTGACCCGGTTGACCACCTCGATCGCGCGGGCCGGGGAGCACCGCGACGCGGTGGCGGCCGAACGCGCCGCGCGGGAGGCCGAGCTCTCCGAGGTACGCGGCGCGGCCAAGCGCCTCGGCGCGGAACTGGAACGGCTGACCAGCCAGGTACACCGGGACGAGGTGGCCCGCGCCGAGCAGCGGCTGCGCATCGAGCAGCTGGAGGCGAAGGCCGCCGAGGACTTCGGACTGGACGTGGCCGCCCTGATCGGCGAGTACGGCCCGGACCAGCCGGTGCCCCCGACCCAGGCGGACGTCGCTGCGGCCGAGCGGGACGGGACGCCGGTGCCCGAGCCGGTCCGCTACGAGCGGGCGGTGCAGGAGAAACGGGCCGCCAAGGCGGAACGGGAGCTGACCCTGCTCGGCAAGGTCAACCCGCTCGCCCTGGAGGAGTTCGCCGCGCTGGAGGAGCGCTACAAGTTCCTCTCCGAACAGCTGGAGGACCTCAAGGCCACCCGCCGGGACCTGCTCACCGTGGTCAAGGACGTCGACGACCGGATCCTGGAGGTCTTCGCCAGCGCGTTCGCCGACACCGCGCGGGAGTTCCAGCAGGTCTTCACGGTGCTCTTCCCCGGTGGCGAGGGACGGCTGGTGCTCACCGAACCGGACGACCTGCTCACCACCGGGGTGGAGGTGGAGGCCCGGCCGCCGGGTAAGAAGATCAAGCGGCTGTCGCTGCTCTCCGGCGGGGAGCGGTCATTGACCGCGGTGGCGATGCTGGTGGCGATCTTCCGGGCCCGGCCCAGCCCGTTCTACATCATGGACGAGGTCGAGGCGGCCCTGGACGACGTCAACCTGGGCCGCTTGATCACCCTGCTGGCACAGTTGCGGGAGAAGAGCCAGTTGATCGTCATCACCCACCAGAAACGGACGATGGAGGTCGCCGACGCGCTCTACGGGGTGACCATGCGCAACGGCGTGACCCAGGTGATCAGCCAACGACTCAACCGGACCGACGGGGAGAACGAGCGGCCCGGCCGCGGCACGGATCAGCGGCTCGGCCGCAGCGAGGAGAATCAGTAG
- a CDS encoding HAD-IA family hydrolase codes for MARERATALLVDFDGVLRRWDPAVAAGVERRYGLTPGVLGDIAMHWGRLQPVLVGRVSHADWMGSVADALAGRAVDPEQARAAVAEWQEYRGEVDPDVLAFVREVRAAGIPVGLATNATDLLDADLAALGLTDELDAVVNSSAIGVHKPSKEYFQAACQALRTPPERVLFVDDDDRMISGARVAGLSAYRWSGPEGLRYVRAALAY; via the coding sequence GTGGCTCGGGAACGCGCGACGGCGCTCCTGGTGGACTTCGACGGCGTCCTGCGACGCTGGGACCCGGCCGTGGCGGCCGGGGTGGAACGACGGTACGGGCTGACCCCGGGTGTGCTCGGCGACATCGCCATGCACTGGGGCCGGCTCCAACCAGTGCTGGTGGGGCGGGTCAGCCATGCCGACTGGATGGGCAGCGTGGCGGACGCGCTGGCCGGCCGGGCGGTGGATCCCGAGCAGGCCCGGGCGGCGGTGGCCGAGTGGCAGGAGTACCGGGGTGAGGTGGACCCGGACGTGCTCGCCTTCGTCCGCGAGGTGCGCGCCGCCGGGATCCCGGTCGGGCTGGCCACCAACGCCACCGACCTGCTCGACGCCGACCTCGCCGCGCTCGGCCTGACCGACGAGCTGGACGCCGTGGTCAACTCCTCGGCCATCGGGGTGCACAAGCCCTCGAAGGAGTACTTCCAGGCGGCCTGCCAGGCGCTGCGCACCCCGCCGGAGCGGGTGCTCTTCGTCGACGACGACGACCGCATGATCAGCGGTGCCCGGGTCGCCGGGCTGTCGGCGTACCGGTGGAGCGGACCGGAGGGGCTGCGTTACGTCCGGGCCGCGCTGGCGTACTGA
- a CDS encoding DinB family protein has product MTWRAPQITRTPEPYVADERTMLEGWLDYHRQTLLHKCAGLTAEQLRTPSVEPSGLTLLGLVRHMAEVEAFWFRENAAGETVDYPYFTEATPDADFDVTDADADADLAVFGRQVELARAAVVGRSLDQVFTDRGRERNLRWVYVHMIEEYARHNGHADLIRERIDGVTGD; this is encoded by the coding sequence ATGACCTGGAGAGCACCGCAGATCACCCGGACCCCCGAGCCCTACGTCGCCGACGAGCGCACCATGCTGGAGGGCTGGCTCGACTACCACCGGCAGACGTTGCTGCACAAGTGCGCCGGTCTGACCGCCGAACAGCTCCGCACGCCCAGTGTCGAGCCGTCCGGGCTGACCCTGCTCGGCCTGGTCCGGCACATGGCCGAGGTGGAGGCCTTCTGGTTCCGGGAGAACGCCGCCGGGGAGACGGTCGACTACCCGTACTTCACCGAGGCCACGCCGGACGCCGACTTCGACGTGACCGACGCCGACGCCGACGCCGACCTGGCCGTCTTCGGACGGCAGGTCGAGCTGGCCCGGGCCGCCGTCGTGGGTCGCTCCCTCGACCAGGTCTTCACCGACCGGGGACGGGAGCGGAACCTGCGCTGGGTGTACGTGCACATGATCGAGGAGTACGCCCGGCACAACGGCCACGCCGACCTGATCCGGGAACGGATCGACGGGGTCACCGGCGACTGA
- a CDS encoding MDR family MFS transporter — MSQAAAPPRTTPVEMTHRQILEALSGLLLGLFVAILSSTVVSNALPRIITELHGGQSAYTWVVTSTLLATTATTPLWGKLADLTSKKALVQVSLVIYVLGSVLAGLSQSTGQLIACRVVQGIGAGGLTALAQVIMAMMIAPRERGRYSGYLGAVMAVGTIGGPLIGGVIVDTSWLGWRWCFYVGVPFAVAALVVLQKTLKLPVVRREAKIDWWGASLITAAVSLLLVWVSLAGDRYAWVSWQTATMVGGALLLGALAVRVETRVAEPVIPPKLFRNRTIALATVASVAVGVGMFGASVFLGQYSQISRGQSPTMSGLMTLPMILGLLVSSTVSGRIITRTGRWKRYLVAGSALLTLGFALMGTLRYDTNFWLLSVYMAVIGVGVGMTMQNLVLAVQNTVGPHELGAASSVVAFFRSLGGAVGVSVLGAVLGHRVQGFLADGLARLGVPTSGAAGGGTLPDVHTLPGPVRTVVESAYGHGAGDIFLVATPFALIALIAVCFIREVPLRRHNEPPATGVERAAPVSAGVGTAGKSGRPLSPPPARMTG, encoded by the coding sequence ATGTCCCAGGCCGCCGCGCCCCCACGGACGACCCCGGTGGAGATGACCCACCGCCAGATCCTGGAAGCCCTCTCCGGCCTGCTGCTGGGCCTGTTCGTCGCGATCCTCTCCTCCACGGTCGTCTCGAACGCGCTGCCCCGGATCATCACCGAGCTGCACGGTGGGCAGTCCGCGTACACCTGGGTGGTCACCTCGACCTTGCTCGCCACCACCGCGACCACCCCGCTCTGGGGCAAGCTCGCCGACCTGACGAGCAAGAAGGCACTGGTCCAGGTCTCGCTGGTGATCTACGTCCTCGGCTCGGTGCTGGCCGGGCTCTCCCAGTCCACCGGGCAGCTGATCGCCTGCCGGGTGGTCCAGGGCATCGGGGCCGGCGGCCTCACCGCGCTGGCGCAGGTGATCATGGCCATGATGATCGCGCCCCGGGAACGCGGCCGGTACAGCGGCTACCTCGGCGCGGTGATGGCGGTCGGCACCATCGGCGGCCCGCTCATCGGCGGCGTGATCGTGGACACTTCCTGGCTCGGCTGGCGCTGGTGCTTCTACGTCGGCGTGCCGTTCGCCGTCGCCGCGCTCGTCGTGCTCCAGAAGACGCTGAAGCTGCCCGTGGTCCGGCGCGAGGCGAAGATCGACTGGTGGGGCGCCTCCCTGATCACCGCCGCCGTCTCGCTGCTGCTGGTCTGGGTCTCCCTCGCCGGGGACCGGTACGCCTGGGTGTCCTGGCAGACCGCCACGATGGTGGGCGGGGCGCTGCTGCTCGGCGCGCTGGCGGTCCGGGTCGAGACGCGGGTGGCCGAGCCGGTCATCCCGCCGAAGCTGTTCCGCAACCGCACCATCGCGCTGGCCACGGTGGCCAGCGTCGCGGTCGGCGTCGGCATGTTCGGCGCGTCGGTCTTCCTCGGCCAGTACTCCCAGATCAGCCGGGGCCAGAGCCCGACCATGTCCGGCCTGATGACCCTGCCGATGATCCTCGGCCTGCTGGTCTCCTCCACCGTGAGCGGCCGGATCATCACCCGGACCGGCCGCTGGAAGCGGTACCTGGTGGCCGGCTCGGCGCTGCTCACCCTCGGTTTCGCCCTGATGGGCACGCTCCGCTACGACACGAACTTCTGGTTGCTCAGCGTCTACATGGCCGTCATCGGTGTCGGTGTGGGCATGACCATGCAGAACCTGGTGCTGGCCGTGCAGAACACCGTCGGCCCGCACGAACTGGGCGCGGCCAGCTCCGTGGTCGCCTTCTTCCGCAGCCTCGGCGGCGCGGTCGGCGTCTCCGTGCTCGGCGCGGTCCTCGGTCACCGGGTGCAGGGCTTCCTCGCCGACGGCCTGGCCCGGCTCGGCGTCCCGACCAGCGGCGCGGCCGGCGGCGGAACCCTGCCGGACGTGCACACGCTGCCCGGCCCGGTGCGCACCGTGGTGGAGAGCGCGTACGGCCACGGCGCCGGGGACATCTTCCTGGTCGCCACCCCGTTCGCCCTGATCGCGCTGATCGCGGTCTGCTTCATCCGGGAGGTGCCGCTGCGGCGGCACAACGAGCCGCCGGCCACCGGGGTCGAGCGGGCGGCCCCGGTGTCCGCCGGAGTCGGCACGGCCGGCAAATCCGGTCGCCCGTTGTCACCCCCGCCGGCCAGGATGACCGGATGA
- a CDS encoding MarR family winged helix-turn-helix transcriptional regulator, with protein sequence MDDQLPEPLRTVEHELTTLLRRGRTVSWGLVKEVHPHLEPNSYGLLLWLRRSGSTRLTDLATRLGVGKGTLSRQIRGLEALGLVRRDPDPVDRRAAQLSLTEEGQRRFDAARGTRLDELERSLRDWPAEDLTEFARLLRRFNGSWTPERG encoded by the coding sequence GTGGACGATCAGCTACCGGAGCCGCTGCGGACGGTGGAGCACGAGTTGACCACCCTGCTGCGCCGGGGCCGGACGGTCTCCTGGGGGTTGGTCAAGGAGGTGCACCCGCACCTGGAGCCGAACAGCTACGGTCTCCTGCTCTGGCTGCGGCGCAGCGGCTCGACCCGGCTGACCGACCTCGCCACCCGGCTCGGGGTCGGCAAGGGGACGCTCAGCCGGCAGATCCGGGGGCTGGAGGCGCTCGGGCTGGTCCGCCGCGACCCGGATCCGGTGGACCGGCGGGCCGCCCAGCTCAGCCTGACCGAGGAGGGGCAGCGCCGTTTCGACGCGGCGCGCGGGACCCGGCTCGACGAGCTGGAGCGGTCCCTGCGGGACTGGCCGGCGGAGGACCTGACCGAGTTCGCCCGGCTGCTGCGCCGGTTCAACGGGAGCTGGACACCCGAGCGGGGTTGA